In Litorimonas taeanensis, one DNA window encodes the following:
- a CDS encoding transporter family protein — translation MKKLSLLLGAACLLSTPFAVSAHEMDSTAPHAMDHAPIGVMADHRHKKGEFMVSYRYMTMDMDGNRDGTNSLSSETIATTIANPFFGQPMQPPTLRVVPENMKMDMHMVGAMYGLSDRITLMGMTSYLKNDMDHTTFQGGMGTNVLGEFTTKSKGFGDSTIGAIIGLDDGSKTSRQINLNLGLSLPTGSIEETDDILTPMGMTPTVRLPYPMQLGTGTYDLKSNVTYFDRSGKVGWGGQTSLRLPLGKNDEGYRKGNQLQGTAWVSYEPAYWLSFSGRIKATAQRAISGQDSAIVAPVQTADPFNHGGEQVEALFGVNLAGQTGALRGHRLALEVGLPVYRNLNGPQLETDSTVTLGWQKAF, via the coding sequence ATGAAAAAATTATCCCTTCTCTTGGGCGCAGCTTGTCTGTTGTCTACACCCTTTGCTGTTTCTGCCCATGAAATGGACAGCACAGCCCCCCACGCAATGGATCACGCGCCGATTGGTGTGATGGCCGATCATCGCCATAAAAAAGGCGAGTTCATGGTGTCTTATCGATATATGACCATGGATATGGACGGCAATCGAGACGGCACAAATAGCCTCTCGTCAGAAACAATTGCGACCACTATCGCCAACCCATTCTTTGGACAACCCATGCAGCCACCAACGCTGCGCGTTGTACCGGAAAACATGAAGATGGACATGCATATGGTAGGCGCCATGTATGGCCTGTCTGACCGTATCACTTTGATGGGCATGACGTCATATCTAAAAAATGATATGGACCACACCACATTCCAAGGGGGTATGGGCACCAATGTTCTGGGCGAGTTTACAACCAAATCAAAAGGTTTTGGTGACAGCACGATTGGCGCAATAATCGGTCTGGATGATGGCTCAAAAACGTCACGTCAAATAAACCTTAATCTGGGTCTTAGCCTTCCAACAGGGTCAATTGAGGAAACAGATGATATTTTGACACCGATGGGCATGACGCCAACTGTACGCCTGCCTTATCCAATGCAGTTGGGGACAGGCACTTATGACCTTAAATCCAATGTCACCTATTTTGACCGTTCTGGTAAAGTTGGTTGGGGCGGACAGACCTCGCTACGCTTACCGCTTGGCAAAAATGACGAAGGTTACCGTAAAGGCAATCAATTACAGGGTACGGCCTGGGTCTCTTATGAACCGGCATATTGGTTATCCTTTTCTGGCCGTATCAAAGCGACGGCGCAGCGCGCTATCTCGGGGCAAGACTCGGCGATTGTCGCACCCGTGCAAACAGCCGACCCATTTAATCATGGCGGGGAACAGGTAGAGGCTCTCTTCGGCGTTAATCTGGCTGGGCAGACTGGAGCGCTTCGCGGACATCGTCTTGCCCTCGAAGTCGGCCTACCCGTTTACCGCAATCTCAATGGCCCGCAATTAGAGACAGATAGCACGGTCACTTTGGGATGGCAGAAAGCGTTTTAA
- a CDS encoding DUF2959 family protein, translating into MMTHTFKTISRTLMGCVALCILPTMTTGCATAAYNIQERFGIEKRDILVDRVASAAESQADAKEEFVDALTAFRAIVAVDGGALEDAYDDMSKAYDRADSQADKARSRVEAVKKVARDLFKEWESELGQYSDAGLRRASEQQLRDTQDRYEILADKMDAATASMDPVLSVFKDRVLYLKHNLNARAISAIDTETATLESDVARLIADMEQSISAADAFIQEMNG; encoded by the coding sequence ATGATGACCCACACTTTCAAAACTATAAGCCGAACTCTTATGGGCTGCGTTGCTTTATGCATACTGCCTACAATGACCACTGGCTGCGCAACGGCGGCCTATAACATCCAAGAACGCTTTGGGATTGAAAAACGTGACATTCTGGTCGACCGCGTTGCCTCTGCCGCAGAATCACAAGCCGATGCCAAAGAAGAATTTGTCGATGCTCTGACAGCCTTTCGCGCTATCGTCGCTGTTGATGGCGGCGCGTTGGAAGACGCCTATGATGATATGAGCAAAGCCTATGACCGCGCGGATTCACAAGCGGATAAAGCCCGCTCCCGCGTCGAAGCCGTTAAAAAGGTGGCCCGCGACCTCTTCAAAGAATGGGAAAGTGAGCTTGGCCAATATAGCGACGCTGGATTACGGCGAGCGTCAGAGCAGCAATTGCGTGATACACAAGACCGCTATGAAATCCTTGCAGATAAAATGGATGCCGCCACCGCTTCGATGGACCCTGTTCTGTCTGTCTTCAAGGATCGTGTCTTATATTTAAAACATAATTTAAACGCCCGCGCGATATCCGCTATTGATACAGAAACGGCAACCCTAGAATCTGATGTCGCCCGCCTTATTGCGGATATGGAACAATCTATTTCAGCGGCTGATGCCTTTATCCAAGAGATGAATGGTTAA
- a CDS encoding serine hydrolase domain-containing protein, giving the protein MKKKVTFILRLTAAIVTISAILIFSPWQEALYSLSPLPATVQEQVDDAVDQGIDGIIVYIQKAENAPELYASGWHDREALRPASPNALFKIASIGKLYKASATAKLVASGELALDETLAHYLPDLAARIAYADEITLRMLVQHRSGIPNFTDHKDFDWATQSLDALDMVLDSPADFKPDSDYRYSNTNYLLLGKIMDSVLGYDHTQYIQAQILDPLNLTQTFFSVNDVDLDRLMSGYHIGHETDFKTLEQGYVATAQDVGIFLRALNDGTLFTDTEQALYSSLYEYEHTGWVLGHSSRAHYFKDIDTVVIQFVNTTGDDTIILTKIIYDRIIKILKKRS; this is encoded by the coding sequence ATGAAAAAGAAAGTCACATTCATATTAAGACTAACCGCCGCTATCGTAACGATAAGCGCCATTTTGATATTCTCCCCGTGGCAAGAGGCCCTGTATTCTCTCTCCCCTCTTCCCGCAACGGTTCAAGAACAAGTAGACGATGCCGTTGACCAAGGCATAGACGGTATCATCGTTTATATTCAAAAAGCCGAAAATGCCCCAGAGCTTTATGCCAGTGGCTGGCATGATAGAGAGGCTCTGCGCCCCGCATCTCCCAATGCTTTGTTTAAAATCGCCAGTATTGGTAAATTATATAAAGCCTCGGCCACGGCGAAACTCGTCGCAAGCGGTGAGTTAGCACTTGATGAGACCCTCGCCCATTACTTACCTGATTTAGCGGCGCGTATTGCCTATGCCGATGAAATCACCTTGCGCATGCTTGTGCAGCACCGTAGCGGCATTCCCAATTTTACCGATCACAAAGATTTTGATTGGGCTACGCAGTCTCTTGATGCCTTAGACATGGTCTTGGATTCCCCCGCGGATTTCAAACCTGATAGTGACTATCGCTATTCCAATACGAACTATCTTTTATTGGGCAAGATAATGGACAGCGTTTTGGGCTATGACCACACGCAGTATATTCAAGCTCAAATATTAGACCCGCTAAACCTCACTCAGACATTTTTCTCAGTCAATGATGTGGATTTAGACCGCCTCATGAGTGGATACCACATTGGGCATGAGACAGATTTCAAAACGCTTGAACAAGGCTATGTAGCAACAGCGCAAGATGTCGGTATTTTCCTTAGGGCGCTGAATGATGGCACTCTTTTCACGGATACAGAACAGGCCCTTTATTCATCTTTATATGAATATGAACATACGGGTTGGGTACTGGGCCATTCCAGCCGCGCTCACTATTTTAAAGACATCGACACTGTCGTCATCCAATTCGTAAATACAACAGGCGATGACACGATAATTCTGACCAAAATCATCTATGACAGAATCATCAAAATATTGAAAAAGCGCAGCTAA
- the rplS gene encoding 50S ribosomal protein L19, protein MNVIEKLNKAETERLLADGKVIPDFSAGDTLVVQVRITEGTRTRLQAFEGVCIARSGAGIDESFTVRKISYGEGVERVFPLYSPLVEEIEVKRRGRVRRAKLYFLRERRGKSARIKERTTGRGMSKGRAVK, encoded by the coding sequence ATGAACGTGATTGAAAAACTAAATAAAGCCGAAACAGAACGCCTTTTGGCTGACGGCAAAGTTATCCCTGATTTTTCTGCCGGTGATACATTGGTTGTTCAGGTTCGTATTACCGAAGGTACGCGCACACGTTTGCAAGCCTTTGAAGGTGTTTGTATTGCCCGTTCTGGCGCTGGTATTGACGAGAGCTTCACAGTTCGCAAAATCAGCTATGGTGAAGGCGTAGAGCGCGTATTCCCACTTTATTCTCCGCTTGTCGAAGAAATCGAAGTCAAACGTCGTGGCCGCGTGCGTCGCGCCAAGCTTTACTTCCTACGTGAGCGTCGTGGTAAATCAGCCCGTATTAAAGAGCGGACGACAGGTCGCGGCATGTCAAAAGGCCGCGCTGTTAAATAA
- the trmD gene encoding tRNA (guanosine(37)-N1)-methyltransferase TrmD, with protein sequence MTPKFENSGPKPWQATALTLFPDAFPGVLGASIIGSAEKSSIWQLETVDIRKFSTNRHRTVDDTPAGGGPGMVLKPDVADAAINSVARNGRPLIYLTPRGKPLTQERVRELSSGPGLIVFCGRFEGLDQRVIEAHQMEEISIGDFVLAGGEVAAQAMIEACVRLLPGVLGKLESTEDESFETGLLEYPLYTKPREWNDRAIPEVLLSGDHGKIAEWRHQKQIEITKARRPDLWEAYQKGDDHERD encoded by the coding sequence ATGACGCCGAAATTTGAAAATTCAGGCCCGAAACCGTGGCAAGCCACGGCATTGACCTTGTTTCCTGACGCTTTTCCGGGCGTTTTAGGCGCTTCTATCATTGGAAGTGCTGAAAAAAGCTCGATTTGGCAGTTAGAGACTGTGGACATTCGAAAATTTTCCACTAATAGACACCGCACTGTCGATGACACCCCTGCGGGTGGCGGCCCCGGCATGGTTTTAAAACCAGATGTGGCGGATGCAGCAATCAACAGTGTGGCCCGAAATGGCCGACCGCTTATATATTTGACCCCCCGGGGCAAGCCATTGACGCAAGAGCGCGTTAGGGAGCTTTCCTCTGGCCCGGGTCTTATTGTGTTTTGCGGACGGTTTGAAGGGCTCGACCAACGGGTAATCGAAGCCCACCAAATGGAAGAGATTTCCATCGGTGACTTTGTTTTGGCTGGTGGTGAGGTTGCGGCGCAAGCCATGATCGAAGCGTGTGTTCGATTGCTTCCCGGTGTTCTGGGCAAGCTGGAAAGCACAGAAGATGAGAGTTTTGAAACGGGTTTGCTAGAGTACCCTCTCTATACCAAACCTCGTGAGTGGAATGACCGGGCAATCCCGGAGGTGTTGTTAAGCGGCGATCACGGTAAGATCGCAGAATGGCGGCATCAAAAACAGATAGAGATTACAAAGGCACGTCGACCCGATTTATGGGAAGCGTACCAAAAAGGAGACGATCATGAACGTGATTGA
- a CDS encoding ABC-F family ATP-binding cassette domain-containing protein — translation MLHINDLTYRIEGRPLFQQATLAINEGSKVGLVGRNGTGKSTLFRLIKGEISLDDGSISLRKNMKLGVVDQEVPSGPQSLIETVLSADKERKALLSEAETATDPNRIAAIHTRLSDIEAYSAEARAGAILSGLGFDGADQLRPCSDFSGGWRMRVALAAMLFAKPDMLLLDEPTNYLDVEGAVWLESHVRSYPGTAFIISHDRDFLNRAVTHIAHLRGGKLFSYTGGYDQFEAQLAEQNRLNMSLMAKQEDERRALENFVTRYKAQASKAKQAQSRMKRLEKMKPVATIISDPIAPIHLPGPERSLSPPIIRFDDVSLGYGDTTILRQLNQRIDPDDRIGLLGKNGQGKSTFAKAIMGQLDAQQGFIKRHKKLEIGYFAQHQVDALNPNKSAYDHVVELMPEATEAQRRARLASFGLGFEKSETKAGDLSGGEKARLLFSLIGFHNPHLLVLDEPTNNLDIDSRAELMRSLNNYSGAVLLISHDRSLLEMVVDRLWLVDKGRVTTYEGSLEDYRALQLEKEKKTSKSSDGDGDIKKLDRKRRAEARAEIAPLKKKAQALENQIDKIQRKIVATDKALSIEDLFTTDPEMAIRLAQDRASLSKDVELLEGKWLTALEAYEIAKTEIGLEDS, via the coding sequence ATGCTTCATATAAACGATCTCACTTACCGCATCGAAGGCCGCCCGCTCTTCCAACAAGCTACCCTTGCCATCAATGAAGGTTCTAAGGTTGGTTTAGTCGGCCGAAACGGGACAGGTAAATCAACACTTTTTCGCTTGATTAAAGGCGAAATTAGCCTTGATGACGGCTCTATTTCTTTGCGTAAGAACATGAAGCTAGGCGTTGTCGATCAAGAAGTGCCAAGTGGCCCTCAAAGCTTGATAGAAACGGTGCTATCCGCTGATAAAGAACGTAAAGCATTACTTTCTGAGGCTGAAACAGCAACGGATCCCAACCGCATCGCCGCCATTCATACACGCTTGTCGGATATAGAGGCCTATTCCGCCGAGGCCCGCGCAGGGGCCATTTTATCAGGGTTGGGGTTTGATGGCGCGGATCAATTACGGCCTTGTTCAGATTTTTCTGGAGGATGGAGAATGCGGGTTGCCCTCGCCGCTATGCTGTTCGCAAAACCCGATATGCTGCTTTTGGACGAACCGACAAACTATCTGGATGTCGAAGGGGCAGTCTGGCTGGAGTCTCATGTACGGAGCTATCCAGGAACCGCCTTTATCATCTCCCATGACCGAGATTTTTTAAATCGAGCTGTAACCCATATTGCGCATTTGCGGGGTGGAAAACTTTTTTCCTATACTGGCGGTTATGATCAATTTGAGGCCCAGTTGGCCGAACAAAATCGTCTCAACATGTCTCTTATGGCCAAGCAAGAAGACGAACGCCGCGCCTTAGAGAATTTTGTCACGCGCTACAAAGCTCAAGCCTCAAAGGCTAAACAAGCCCAAAGCCGTATGAAGCGTCTGGAAAAAATGAAGCCCGTCGCCACTATTATAAGCGACCCAATCGCGCCTATTCATCTGCCCGGCCCCGAACGGAGCCTCTCTCCGCCGATTATACGCTTTGACGATGTCAGCCTCGGTTATGGTGACACCACTATATTACGGCAACTCAACCAAAGAATAGATCCTGATGACCGCATTGGTTTATTGGGAAAAAACGGCCAAGGGAAATCAACCTTTGCCAAAGCGATTATGGGCCAATTAGACGCTCAACAAGGCTTTATTAAACGGCATAAAAAGCTCGAAATTGGCTATTTCGCGCAACATCAAGTCGACGCCCTCAATCCCAATAAATCCGCCTATGATCACGTCGTAGAGCTAATGCCCGAGGCCACAGAAGCGCAAAGGCGGGCCAGACTGGCCTCTTTTGGCCTTGGGTTTGAGAAATCAGAGACCAAAGCAGGAGATTTATCTGGTGGAGAAAAAGCGAGGCTGCTCTTTTCTTTGATTGGCTTTCACAATCCGCATTTATTGGTATTGGACGAACCGACGAACAATCTGGATATTGATAGCCGAGCAGAACTCATGCGCTCGCTCAATAATTACTCAGGGGCGGTATTGCTAATCTCTCATGACCGTTCATTACTAGAGATGGTCGTGGACCGTTTGTGGCTTGTCGATAAAGGTCGCGTCACCACCTATGAAGGCTCTTTAGAGGATTACCGCGCCCTACAATTAGAAAAAGAAAAGAAAACCTCTAAGTCTTCGGACGGTGATGGCGATATTAAAAAATTGGACAGAAAGCGCCGCGCAGAGGCCCGTGCTGAGATTGCTCCCTTGAAGAAAAAGGCCCAAGCCCTTGAAAATCAAATAGATAAAATTCAACGTAAAATTGTCGCCACAGATAAAGCGTTATCTATTGAAGATTTGTTTACCACGGACCCAGAAATGGCTATTCGACTCGCGCAAGATAGAGCATCTCTATCAAAGGATGTGGAACTCCTTGAGGGCAAATGGCTAACCGCGCTCGAAGCGTATGAGATAGCCAAAACGGAAATCGGGTTAGAAGATTCGTGA
- the ndk gene encoding nucleoside-diphosphate kinase, with the protein MAIQRTFSIIKPDATKRNITGKVNAKIEEAGLRIIAQKRIQLTKEQAGGFYAVHKERPFYNDLVSFMMSGPVVVQVLEGENAIAKYREVMGATNPSEAAAGTIRAEFAESIDANTVHGSDAPETAAEEIPFFFSEDEIVG; encoded by the coding sequence ATGGCTATCCAACGTACATTTTCAATCATCAAGCCTGATGCTACAAAACGTAACATTACAGGTAAAGTAAACGCGAAGATCGAAGAAGCGGGTCTACGCATTATTGCGCAAAAGCGTATTCAGTTAACGAAAGAGCAAGCTGGCGGTTTTTACGCCGTGCATAAAGAGCGTCCTTTCTATAACGACCTTGTGTCATTCATGATGTCTGGCCCTGTTGTTGTTCAAGTCCTTGAAGGCGAAAACGCAATCGCAAAATACCGCGAAGTAATGGGTGCGACGAACCCAAGCGAAGCGGCGGCGGGTACTATCCGCGCTGAATTTGCTGAAAGCATTGATGCGAACACAGTTCACGGTTCTGATGCCCCTGAAACTGCGGCAGAAGAAATTCCATTCTTCTTCTCTGAAGACGAGATTGTTGGTTAA
- a CDS encoding vWA domain-containing protein, whose amino-acid sequence MKFIDKIKKTTLNYRKDEDGQIAIAVAVSMTVMIAVVGSALDYSVVSNADMKSQSIADASALAAAIYVKNHDGEIPKDKSEGLIGTYTASELGYEFPNWVTGGAAGVTVKVEYDNVNRQSVATVSGATKPSFSQVMGKTSLPFVSKATVKYDETKFTDPASVALVLDGSGSMAWDDTLDTNPNNDHNEWRSTTPGAMARNDSLKDAAKGFMDDLKAIQDKDTSVRYLRTGLYVYNSDYLSLESEPLTWGALSTSNLSKLMQLRKLGGTNSYAAMKEARKDMEDEGPIHEAENGADDPLKFVILMTDGVNDTTDQECVTVDVPAHNHWQRRYFDYWSWSYKTEVSHSYYRPGRSWSLVSVAAGEETEQECTPISSYDDKTLQECTKFANMGAKVYTIGYGLEAGRYHRRDGIYENWFDNTTAIYDGYHVDIPQETTDRAYQLLEACATSTGGEFIPAENAQELTSAFDNIGQKIIAETIRISD is encoded by the coding sequence ATGAAGTTTATAGATAAAATAAAAAAAACAACACTGAACTACCGTAAAGACGAAGACGGTCAAATCGCCATTGCTGTAGCGGTAAGTATGACTGTTATGATCGCTGTTGTAGGTTCCGCATTGGATTATTCTGTCGTGTCAAATGCTGACATGAAGTCTCAATCCATCGCAGATGCCAGCGCTTTAGCGGCCGCTATTTATGTGAAAAACCATGACGGGGAAATTCCTAAAGATAAATCAGAAGGCCTCATTGGCACCTATACGGCCAGTGAACTCGGCTATGAATTCCCCAATTGGGTCACAGGCGGCGCTGCGGGTGTTACTGTCAAAGTTGAATATGACAATGTAAATCGCCAGTCAGTGGCGACTGTCTCAGGGGCAACAAAACCGTCATTCTCTCAGGTGATGGGTAAAACCAGCCTTCCCTTTGTCTCAAAAGCCACAGTAAAATATGATGAGACCAAATTTACCGACCCAGCCAGCGTTGCATTGGTGTTGGATGGTTCAGGGTCAATGGCATGGGATGACACACTCGATACGAACCCTAACAATGATCACAATGAATGGCGCTCAACCACGCCAGGGGCCATGGCGCGAAATGATTCTTTGAAAGACGCCGCTAAAGGTTTCATGGATGACCTGAAGGCTATCCAAGACAAAGATACGAGCGTGCGATATCTTCGTACGGGTCTCTATGTTTACAATAGTGACTACCTGTCTTTGGAGTCAGAGCCTTTAACATGGGGCGCGCTTTCAACGTCAAATCTTAGCAAGTTAATGCAGCTTAGAAAATTGGGCGGAACAAATTCATACGCTGCGATGAAAGAAGCCAGAAAAGACATGGAAGATGAAGGCCCCATCCATGAAGCTGAGAATGGAGCTGATGATCCATTAAAATTCGTAATCTTGATGACGGATGGCGTTAATGACACCACAGATCAAGAATGTGTGACGGTAGATGTACCAGCACATAATCACTGGCAAAGACGTTATTTTGATTATTGGAGCTGGAGCTACAAAACTGAAGTTAGCCACTCTTACTATCGTCCGGGACGTAGCTGGAGCCTCGTAAGCGTTGCAGCGGGTGAAGAAACTGAACAGGAATGCACACCTATCTCTTCATATGATGACAAGACCCTACAAGAATGTACAAAATTCGCCAATATGGGTGCAAAAGTGTATACAATTGGATATGGTCTAGAGGCTGGACGTTATCACAGACGCGATGGAATCTATGAAAATTGGTTTGATAATACGACAGCTATTTATGATGGCTATCATGTCGATATTCCTCAGGAAACGACAGACCGTGCTTATCAATTGCTAGAGGCCTGCGCCACAAGTACAGGCGGAGAATTCATTCCGGCGGAAAATGCGCAGGAATTGACCTCTGCGTTTGATAATATCGGGCAAAAAATTATTGCTGAGACTATTCGGATCTCAGATTAA
- the purN gene encoding phosphoribosylglycinamide formyltransferase — protein MMRSPKVRTAILISGRGSNMVAIAQAAQATDYPAEIVGVISNRPDAKGLERAKALGLNTDIVDHKLYDNRKAFEQALHAQLLALDPEIICCAGFMRILTPWFVSQWHGRLINIHPSLLPKYKGLNTHQRAIEAGDTHAGVSVHWVTAELDGGEVIDQRSIEILPHDTADTLAERLLPVELALYPDALEAVALQFQKQPRQ, from the coding sequence ATGATGCGATCTCCTAAAGTCAGAACAGCTATCCTGATTTCTGGTCGCGGCTCAAATATGGTCGCGATTGCACAGGCCGCACAAGCCACGGATTACCCTGCAGAAATCGTTGGTGTCATTTCCAACCGACCCGATGCCAAAGGGCTAGAGCGCGCAAAGGCCCTAGGATTAAACACAGACATTGTTGACCATAAGCTTTACGACAACCGCAAAGCCTTCGAGCAAGCCTTACACGCTCAACTCCTTGCCCTTGATCCCGAAATCATTTGCTGTGCAGGGTTTATGCGGATCTTAACGCCTTGGTTTGTTAGTCAATGGCACGGCCGTCTTATCAATATCCACCCTTCGCTCTTGCCAAAATATAAAGGCCTGAACACACATCAACGCGCCATAGAGGCCGGTGATACACATGCGGGCGTTTCGGTGCATTGGGTTACGGCCGAACTTGATGGCGGAGAGGTCATTGACCAACGATCCATTGAAATTTTGCCCCATGACACAGCCGACACCTTAGCCGAAAGACTTTTACCCGTTGAATTGGCGCTGTACCCAGATGCATTAGAGGCTGTGGCTTTGCAATTTCAAAAGCAACCACGGCAATAA
- the purM gene encoding phosphoribosylformylglycinamidine cyclo-ligase, with protein sequence MSDKSSGLSYADAGVNIDEGDRLVDAIKPLVKSTRRAGADGSIGGFGGAFDLKAAGFKDPVLISGTDGVGTKLRIAIDTGVLDTVGIDLVAMCANDVLANGAEPLFFLDYFATGRLDVDAAKAVISGIAEGCRQAGAALIGGETAEMPGMYEGDDFDLAGFVVGAAERDQMLPRHADMAEGDVLIGVASSGPHSNGYSLIRKVVERSGLAWDAPSPFAEGQTLGASLMAPTKLYIKSALPLIRDGLVSGLAHITGGGLTDNTPRMLPKTLAAEFDFKAWPRPAVFNWLQETGGIAEDEMRRAFNCGIGLVYCVKPSDAETVLARLEASGETAWAIGTLKPAS encoded by the coding sequence ATGTCAGATAAATCTTCCGGTCTCAGCTATGCCGATGCGGGTGTGAATATTGATGAAGGCGACCGCCTTGTCGATGCAATTAAGCCATTAGTAAAATCCACACGGCGCGCAGGGGCGGATGGCTCTATTGGGGGCTTCGGCGGAGCCTTTGATTTAAAGGCCGCTGGATTCAAAGACCCTGTCCTAATTTCGGGCACAGATGGCGTTGGTACGAAGTTACGCATTGCCATAGATACGGGCGTCTTGGACACAGTCGGCATTGACCTCGTGGCGATGTGCGCCAATGACGTCTTGGCAAACGGTGCAGAACCGCTCTTCTTCCTAGACTATTTCGCAACGGGGCGACTGGATGTTGACGCCGCCAAAGCCGTGATTAGCGGTATTGCAGAAGGTTGCCGCCAAGCGGGCGCCGCGCTTATTGGCGGCGAAACCGCGGAAATGCCCGGCATGTATGAAGGGGATGATTTTGATCTTGCAGGATTCGTTGTTGGCGCCGCCGAACGCGACCAGATGCTCCCTCGTCATGCTGACATGGCCGAAGGTGATGTTCTTATTGGCGTCGCGTCATCAGGGCCGCATTCCAATGGCTATTCGCTTATTCGCAAAGTCGTAGAGCGCTCTGGTTTGGCGTGGGATGCCCCCTCACCTTTCGCAGAAGGTCAAACTTTGGGTGCGTCATTAATGGCACCGACAAAACTTTACATTAAATCCGCTCTGCCTCTTATACGTGACGGCCTAGTGAGTGGATTAGCCCATATCACCGGCGGCGGTTTAACGGATAATACGCCGCGAATGTTACCCAAAACCCTAGCAGCAGAATTTGATTTCAAGGCTTGGCCCCGCCCCGCCGTGTTTAACTGGTTGCAGGAAACAGGCGGCATTGCCGAAGATGAAATGCGCCGCGCCTTTAATTGCGGCATCGGCCTTGTTTACTGCGTCAAACCCTCTGATGCAGAGACTGTATTGGCACGGCTTGAAGCATCAGGCGAAACGGCTTGGGCGATTGGAACGCTTAAACCCGCCTCATGA
- a CDS encoding carbohydrate kinase family protein yields the protein MIKFVTRLALAPFFLVLFWGLSAQAADPFTVVGVSVDATGRSAIEAQTKAIQDGQMRAAQAVLERLTLSSEREAKSLPALNQDTVARMIRALEIANEKRSANRYLGDITVAFNPREVQAYLQGLGLNMVTSQSRKRVVLPYYRGELDPQSGWFRDWTSSKYAHALTPIEIIPQDKFNLVPRNAQTLMSMTPGELADLGRTLGVEQILVTDGIDGFAGFDAATVDIALDTGDRRDIRVDKFALGGLTYADAIVQNMEEEWKRNTVTLASDAVTIAVSVLYRSQAEWQTLKAAIDSAAQIQDARLDAMSKDGALMSVTYAGNMDRLKRELAFKGVDIRQDPKLGMILTRSGRR from the coding sequence ATGATAAAATTTGTGACACGATTGGCGTTGGCGCCGTTTTTCTTGGTTTTGTTTTGGGGCTTGAGTGCTCAGGCAGCCGACCCCTTTACGGTTGTTGGCGTTTCCGTTGATGCGACGGGGCGTAGCGCGATTGAAGCGCAAACAAAAGCTATTCAAGACGGTCAAATGCGCGCGGCACAAGCGGTTCTTGAACGCCTGACACTTTCTAGTGAGCGCGAAGCCAAGTCTTTGCCAGCCTTAAACCAAGATACTGTCGCGCGTATGATACGGGCGCTAGAAATTGCTAATGAGAAACGCTCGGCCAATCGTTATTTGGGCGACATCACAGTCGCCTTTAACCCACGCGAAGTACAGGCATATCTGCAAGGCTTGGGCCTGAATATGGTGACCTCGCAATCCAGAAAGCGCGTTGTCTTGCCTTATTACCGCGGAGAGTTAGACCCACAAAGTGGTTGGTTCCGGGATTGGACGTCATCAAAATATGCTCATGCGCTGACGCCTATAGAAATTATTCCACAGGATAAATTTAACCTAGTCCCACGTAATGCGCAGACCCTTATGTCTATGACGCCGGGGGAGCTCGCCGATTTGGGCCGTACGCTGGGGGTGGAACAAATCCTCGTAACGGATGGTATTGATGGCTTTGCAGGCTTTGATGCTGCAACCGTTGATATTGCTTTGGACACGGGCGATCGCCGCGATATCCGCGTTGACAAATTTGCCTTGGGCGGGCTGACATATGCAGACGCAATTGTGCAGAACATGGAAGAAGAATGGAAACGCAATACGGTGACTTTGGCCTCTGACGCGGTCACTATCGCGGTATCCGTGCTTTATCGTTCACAAGCCGAATGGCAGACTTTGAAAGCCGCGATAGATAGCGCAGCACAAATCCAAGATGCGCGTCTTGATGCGATGTCCAAAGACGGCGCTTTGATGAGTGTAACTTATGCCGGGAATATGGATCGCCTTAAGCGGGAACTGGCTTTCAAAGGTGTTGATATTCGCCAAGATCCCAAGCTCGGTAT